CACTTTAATTATGATATTTTCGGCGGCATGCATCGCGGGAAAAACCCGCCTTCAAAGGTTTGCTTATTTCATGGTGATATTTGGAGTATGGGATATCATTTTTTACGCCTCATTAAAAATCCTGCTGAACTGGCCGGCATCCATTATGGAATACGACCTTCTTTTCCTGCTTCCCGTACCCTGGACAGGCCCAGTACTTGCCCCTGTTATAATTTCAGTTTCTATGATAACTGCAGGTATTATTATAATTAAGTCCATTGACCACGGCGTTAAGTTTTATCAGACTAAAATTATATGGCTGCTTGAAATAACAGGCGGAGTCATGGTTTTTCTTTCTTTTATAGCGTCAGCAGGCGATGTAACAAAAGGCCTTTACCCGTCGCACTTTTCATGGATAATTTTTTCAGCCGGCTGGCTGCTGTCATTAATAACTTTTATTTATTCACTTCACAGGACAATTGCTTCAGAAATAAAATGAAGCTTTTGCCGTTATTATAAGCCCGCCAAAATCAAAAGGCAGCGGTTTGGTCTCTGTCCAGCCGGATTCCCAGTATTCAACAACATCGCCGGTTTCATAAGGGCTGCCATCAGGGACTTTGGTATACTTCATCTCTGTTACATTTGCTATCCTGTACCCGATATTAAGCCCGGCTGAAATCATATCGCTTATCTTATATTCACTGAAAGCATTGATGTCAGCGGTAAAACAACCGCCGGCAAACGCCGCGTCGCTTTTATAATCTGTTTTTGTGGTAATTCCCATAATTGTTATTGTTTCTTCTGTATTCCCGATAAAAGAACCTGAGGCAAAACCCCAACCCGCATAAATACCCGCGCCGACAGATACGGGAGTATTGGGTATTTTTAAATCGTACGACCCTCCAAGCATAACAGGTATCATTAATACCGAATATTGATTTTCCGTTTTATATGTTATACCCGGTATAGAATTTTCATCCGAATACTTTGCATTAGCAGGAAGGATAATACCAAGTTTTATCCCCGTATAAAGCCCCTGAATAAAAGAATATCCCGCGTCCACGCCCGCCGTAAAACCGCCGCCAAATCTGCTGGTTTCGGCTGTGTCAGATGTTATATTTTCAAATAAAAAATCATTTACAACCGCCATTCCCACCGTTGTAAATCCCGCGTAAGGCGACACCCTGATTTTTTTCCATTCCAGAGCGCTGCGGGTTTTTGCAAGCTTAGCCGCAAAGTTTATAAAGGGCTTTGCTTTTGCCGGCTGCCCCATTTGCTCATAGCAATTTCCTATCATATGAAAATATTCAGGGTTAGTTTTATCCGCCTTGGCGGCTTTGGTGAAATAAGAAAGCGCTTTGGAGTAATTACGCGCGTTGTAAAGTTTCATTCCGATATCATAATACCTTTCCGGTGTTTCTGCGAAAGATACCGATGACAAAGCC
This DNA window, taken from Candidatus Goldiibacteriota bacterium, encodes the following:
- a CDS encoding tetratricopeptide repeat protein, giving the protein MKLFKMSAVLFVFVMALSSVSFAETPERYYDIGMKLYNARNYSKALSYFTKAAKADKTNPEYFHMIGNCYEQMGQPAKAKPFINFAAKLAKTRSALEWKKIRVSPYAGFTTVGMAVVNDFLFENITSDTAETSRFGGGFTAGVDAGYSFIQGLYTGIKLGIILPANAKYSDENSIPGITYKTENQYSVLMIPVMLGGSYDLKIPNTPVSVGAGIYAGWGFASGSFIGNTEETITIMGITTKTDYKSDAAFAGGCFTADINAFSEYKISDMISAGLNIGYRIANVTEMKYTKVPDGSPYETGDVVEYWESGWTETKPLPFDFGGLIITAKASFYF